One segment of Engraulis encrasicolus isolate BLACKSEA-1 chromosome 7, IST_EnEncr_1.0, whole genome shotgun sequence DNA contains the following:
- the birc2 gene encoding baculoviral IAP repeat-containing protein 2 isoform X2 yields the protein MEILQNSPFLMGLCRNSAPTDLQYDHTSELFRISTFAKFPTSAPVTERSLARAGFYYTGTGDRVQCFRCKAIADNWQQGDCPAERHKQLSPTCPFIQSLPSTANLLSSSHSAFSPLRNVTALQMPAPVAGGAAAAAAAVAASAAAAPASGQSDEQVGYLNMGFSNLAPSSPLTSRGGVEDMSHQRPQTCHNPSMRREQDRLDSFQSWTLTTITPAELAKAGFYYLGQGDRVACFTCGGQLSNWEPGDRAVSEHQRHYPNCRFVRGDRTENVSLAEAGALTNVSNSAMQQCDERLLTFVNWPSRIPVRPDQLAKAGFYYVGRNDDVKCFCCDGGLRCWESGDDPWVEHAKWFPRCEYLLQEKGQEFVHQIQARFPRLFEQLLTNGDGNSREIGDPPVVLLGPGEDRSEDAIMMNTPVVKSALEMGFDRNLVKQTVQSKILASGENYKTVQELVSDLLSAEDEKREEEKELFAEEMASDGFTFLKKHHTALTQRLKSVKTLMEHLLEENVISQEEYDTINNCSTVKRQTAQLIDLVLTKGNAAAEVFRNWIKKNDVFLLRDLMDLPMEEQLRRLQEERTCKVCMDKEVNIVFIPCGHLVVCKECAPSLRKCPICRGVVKGTVRTFLS from the exons ATGGAAATCTTACAAAACAGTCCTTTCCTCATGGGGCTGTGTCGAAACAGCGCCCCGACAGACTTGCAATATGACCACACCTCAGAACTTTTCCGCATATCCACATTTGCCAAATTCCCCACCTCCGCGCCAGTGACGGAGAGGAGCCTGGCTCGCGCAGGTTTCTACTACACAGGCACTGGCGACCGCGTCCAATGCTTCCGCTGCAAGGCCATCGCCGACAACTGGCAGCAGGGCGACTGCCCCGCCGAGCGCCACAAGCAGCTCAGCCCCACCTGCCCCTTCATCCAGAGCCTGCCCTCCACTGCCAACCTGCTCTCATCCTCCCATTCCGCGTTCTCGCCCTTGCGTAACGTCACTGCGCTCCAGATGCCCGCCCCCGTGGCAGGAGGGgcggcagctgcagcagcagcagtagctgcATCGGCAGCGGCGGCCCCCGCATCAGGCCAGTCTGACGAACAGGTGGGCTACCTCAACATGGGCTTCAGTAACCTGGCCCCCTCCAGCCCGCTGACCTCACGCGGCGGCGTGGAGGACATGTCCCACCAGCGGCCGCAGACCTGCCACAACCCCAGCATGCGGCGAGAGCAGGACCGCCTCGACTCCTTCCAGAGCTGGACGCTGACCACCATCACGCCGGCCGAGCTGGCCAAGGCCGGCTTCTACTACCTGGGGCAGGGAGACCGCGTCGCCTGCTTCACCTGCGGTGGCCAGCTGAGCAACTGGGAGCCCGGCGACCGCGCTGTGTCCGAGCACCAGAGGCACTACCCCAACTGCCGCTTCGTGCGAGGGGACAGGACGGAGAACGTGTCGCTGGCTGAGGCCGGAGCCCTGACCAACGTGTCTAACTCGGCCATGCAGCAGTGTGATGAGAGGTTGCTCACGTTCGTCAACTGGCCCTCCAGGATACCTGTTCGTCCAGACCAGCTGGCCAAGGCTGGGTTTTACTATGTTG GTCGGAATGATGATGTGAAGTGTTTTTGCTGTGATGGAGGACTAAGATGCTGGGAGTCTGGTGATGACCCATGGGTAGAACATGCCAAATGGTTCCCCAG GTGTGAATATCTTTTACAAGAGAAGGGCCAAGAATTTGTCCACCAAATTCAAGCCAGGTTCCCAAGGCTCTTCGAACAG CTATTGACAAATGGAGATGGTAATTCACGGGAGATTGGTGATCCACCAG TTGTGCTTCTGGGTCCAGGAGAGGACCGCTCAGAGGATGCCATCATGATGAACACACCTGTGGTGAAGTCAGCCCTTGAGATGGGCTTTGACCGCAATCTGGTTAAGCAGACAGTGCAAAGCAAAATCCTGGCCAGTGGAGAAAACTATAAGACTGTGCAGGAGCTGGTTTCAGACCTGCTGAGTGCAGAGGacgagaagagggaggaagagaaggagctgTTTGCAGAGGAAATGGCTTCAG ATGGCTTCACCTTTTTGAAAAAGCACCACACAGCCCTCACACAGAGACTAAAAAGTGTAAAAACTCTGATGGAACATTTACTCGAAGAGAATGTGATTTCCCAAGAAGAGTATGATACAATTAACAACTGCAGTACAGTGAAGCGACAAACTGCCCAGCTCATTGACTTGGTCCTGACGAAGGGGAACGCCGCAGCAGAAGTCTTCAGAAATTGGATCAAAAAGAATGATGTGTTCCTCTTGAGAGATCTAATGG ATTTACCCATGGAGGAACAGCTGAGAAGGTTGCAGGAGGAGCGCACCTGTAAAGTGTGCATGGACAAGGAGGTCAACATTGTTTTCATTCCCTGTGGACACTTGGTGGTTTGCAAGGAGTGCGCCCCCTCACTGCGGAAGTGCCCCATTTGCCGAGGCGTTGTGAAGGGCACAGTTCGCACCTTCCTCTCCTAA
- the birc2 gene encoding baculoviral IAP repeat-containing protein 2 isoform X1 has product MEILQNSPFLMGLCRNSAPTDLQYDHTSELFRISTFAKFPTSAPVTERSLARAGFYYTGTGDRVQCFRCKAIADNWQQGDCPAERHKQLSPTCPFIQSLPSTANLLSSSHSAFSPLRNVTALQMPAPVAGGAAAAAAAVAASAAAAPASGQSDEQVGYLNMGFSNLAPSSPLTSRGGVEDMSHQRPQTCHNPSMRREQDRLDSFQSWTLTTITPAELAKAGFYYLGQGDRVACFTCGGQLSNWEPGDRAVSEHQRHYPNCRFVRGDRTENVSLAEAGALTNVSNSAMQQCDERLLTFVNWPSRIPVRPDQLAKAGFYYVGRNDDVKCFCCDGGLRCWESGDDPWVEHAKWFPRCEYLLQEKGQEFVHQIQARFPRLFEQLLTNGDGNSREIGDPPVVLLGPGEDRSEDAIMMNTPVVKSALEMGFDRNLVKQTVQSKILASGENYKTVQELVSDLLSAEDEKREEEKELFAEEMASDGFTFLKKHHTALTQRLKSVKTLMEHLLEENVISQEEYDTINNCSTVKRQTAQLIDLVLTKGNAAAEVFRNWIKKNDVFLLRDLMAQASEATSPSQDLSDLPMEEQLRRLQEERTCKVCMDKEVNIVFIPCGHLVVCKECAPSLRKCPICRGVVKGTVRTFLS; this is encoded by the exons ATGGAAATCTTACAAAACAGTCCTTTCCTCATGGGGCTGTGTCGAAACAGCGCCCCGACAGACTTGCAATATGACCACACCTCAGAACTTTTCCGCATATCCACATTTGCCAAATTCCCCACCTCCGCGCCAGTGACGGAGAGGAGCCTGGCTCGCGCAGGTTTCTACTACACAGGCACTGGCGACCGCGTCCAATGCTTCCGCTGCAAGGCCATCGCCGACAACTGGCAGCAGGGCGACTGCCCCGCCGAGCGCCACAAGCAGCTCAGCCCCACCTGCCCCTTCATCCAGAGCCTGCCCTCCACTGCCAACCTGCTCTCATCCTCCCATTCCGCGTTCTCGCCCTTGCGTAACGTCACTGCGCTCCAGATGCCCGCCCCCGTGGCAGGAGGGgcggcagctgcagcagcagcagtagctgcATCGGCAGCGGCGGCCCCCGCATCAGGCCAGTCTGACGAACAGGTGGGCTACCTCAACATGGGCTTCAGTAACCTGGCCCCCTCCAGCCCGCTGACCTCACGCGGCGGCGTGGAGGACATGTCCCACCAGCGGCCGCAGACCTGCCACAACCCCAGCATGCGGCGAGAGCAGGACCGCCTCGACTCCTTCCAGAGCTGGACGCTGACCACCATCACGCCGGCCGAGCTGGCCAAGGCCGGCTTCTACTACCTGGGGCAGGGAGACCGCGTCGCCTGCTTCACCTGCGGTGGCCAGCTGAGCAACTGGGAGCCCGGCGACCGCGCTGTGTCCGAGCACCAGAGGCACTACCCCAACTGCCGCTTCGTGCGAGGGGACAGGACGGAGAACGTGTCGCTGGCTGAGGCCGGAGCCCTGACCAACGTGTCTAACTCGGCCATGCAGCAGTGTGATGAGAGGTTGCTCACGTTCGTCAACTGGCCCTCCAGGATACCTGTTCGTCCAGACCAGCTGGCCAAGGCTGGGTTTTACTATGTTG GTCGGAATGATGATGTGAAGTGTTTTTGCTGTGATGGAGGACTAAGATGCTGGGAGTCTGGTGATGACCCATGGGTAGAACATGCCAAATGGTTCCCCAG GTGTGAATATCTTTTACAAGAGAAGGGCCAAGAATTTGTCCACCAAATTCAAGCCAGGTTCCCAAGGCTCTTCGAACAG CTATTGACAAATGGAGATGGTAATTCACGGGAGATTGGTGATCCACCAG TTGTGCTTCTGGGTCCAGGAGAGGACCGCTCAGAGGATGCCATCATGATGAACACACCTGTGGTGAAGTCAGCCCTTGAGATGGGCTTTGACCGCAATCTGGTTAAGCAGACAGTGCAAAGCAAAATCCTGGCCAGTGGAGAAAACTATAAGACTGTGCAGGAGCTGGTTTCAGACCTGCTGAGTGCAGAGGacgagaagagggaggaagagaaggagctgTTTGCAGAGGAAATGGCTTCAG ATGGCTTCACCTTTTTGAAAAAGCACCACACAGCCCTCACACAGAGACTAAAAAGTGTAAAAACTCTGATGGAACATTTACTCGAAGAGAATGTGATTTCCCAAGAAGAGTATGATACAATTAACAACTGCAGTACAGTGAAGCGACAAACTGCCCAGCTCATTGACTTGGTCCTGACGAAGGGGAACGCCGCAGCAGAAGTCTTCAGAAATTGGATCAAAAAGAATGATGTGTTCCTCTTGAGAGATCTAATGG CCCAGGCAAGTGAAGCAACATCACCGAGTCAAGATCTTTCAG ATTTACCCATGGAGGAACAGCTGAGAAGGTTGCAGGAGGAGCGCACCTGTAAAGTGTGCATGGACAAGGAGGTCAACATTGTTTTCATTCCCTGTGGACACTTGGTGGTTTGCAAGGAGTGCGCCCCCTCACTGCGGAAGTGCCCCATTTGCCGAGGCGTTGTGAAGGGCACAGTTCGCACCTTCCTCTCCTAA